The following are encoded in a window of Thermodesulfobacterium geofontis OPF15 genomic DNA:
- the pyrR gene encoding bifunctional pyr operon transcriptional regulator/uracil phosphoribosyltransferase PyrR, whose amino-acid sequence MDNQILTQKIKKVIAGPKRIKKLIEKVAEQILKKHPILDKVSLIGIQTGGAPFANRLREILFQKTGVEIPIGYLDITLYRDDWTRITNYPKVKKTEIPFSIEDLNIILVDDVIYTGRTVRAAMDALIDIGRPKKIELAVLVDRGGREFPIEPNYVGLRIKNINFNEYVSVYFKELHQKDQICLEVYQ is encoded by the coding sequence ATGGATAATCAAATTTTAACTCAAAAAATTAAAAAGGTAATAGCAGGTCCTAAAAGAATTAAAAAACTTATTGAAAAGGTTGCTGAACAAATATTAAAAAAACATCCTATTTTAGATAAGGTATCTTTAATTGGTATTCAAACAGGGGGTGCCCCTTTTGCTAATAGATTAAGAGAAATACTTTTTCAAAAAACAGGGGTTGAAATACCTATAGGATATCTTGATATAACTTTATATAGAGATGATTGGACGAGAATTACCAATTATCCTAAGGTTAAGAAAACTGAAATACCCTTTTCTATAGAGGATCTTAATATTATTTTAGTCGATGATGTTATATATACTGGAAGAACTGTTAGAGCAGCTATGGATGCTCTTATAGATATAGGTCGTCCTAAAAAAATAGAACTTGCAGTTTTAGTGGATAGAGGGGGTAGAGAATTTCCTATAGAACCAAATTATGTAGGACTTAGAATTAAAAATATTAATTTTAACGAATATGTTTCAGTTTATTTCAAGGAACTTCATCAAAAGGATCAAATCTGTTTAGAAGTTTATCAATAA